The Rhododendron vialii isolate Sample 1 chromosome 6a, ASM3025357v1 genome includes a window with the following:
- the LOC131331537 gene encoding increased DNA methylation 1-like isoform X2 gives MLFSKEIEGLHDDGFQGSINDHRIFSEVFFGNDHDRTSKRCLVTGAINFDCDFSRQADKFCSNSEISAITSKVDSCNVKEDSREYSALLMRKDHEVNGKRIKLSDDDLSHCRPYSEAILNSSASLNRVVSSMSESDSKFVCHSVTCRIVESSSHSVTSSCYLLRRPAETSSRSIMIGRNVSKCGLSSLDGSDKKEGSASKAIASPVSQESFATKILVTSPPAVTANKSSNIHKVAKDKILSNRAFKKDPSPLLRSHMQSLLRAAGWEIGSRKRLDRKNGSKWSYLSPQGGKPIREFYKAWNLCGQSLLASKGVIVEEEGTQWASMTDLWSDLSLTLSKIEEEEINTETTTALAHRWCLLDPFANMVLIEKKWGRLRAGKVVKARRMILLDTSAKDDGILSLKDVDSIGNQCERHSLNCIHGSSLVSESMLTNSEGNYPVSNGYCGHKISENFGQLHGGAAKALKGVSIYLHDEKCTEFRDTVSGIGTRRREISGDKRTGQDLNSSQAFGADSTCDHSNSWLFDVPVTVGKLDIKFGGSESVSPHQDSGTSSPGGDRRRSDHDEAMASEVDESVSMGYSEGGGRSFCRKVNCNHLNCRNEGLSQFNDRDSYPSLSTCLDGVLFRPPLVEDSHLVVSYDKEFVQHAGFVGKVHGQSMDISKFGMKGASCAADAIVKRKEVEKSRKISKSKLATLHQNERFNLSTNKAEGHKIDDSSIQSHSGEVREYLIATNARSGRSCEKSKFRKVRRKSKKLIKFPHDDADEASRQDMESEEPENRNQAGSTTCQLQDDDLLISAVIKTKTFKSTTKHSTPSKKFNKTDSLRKYKSQKGRCRLLPRSMVKGGKYMEGKWPIIGVRTVLSWLIETGVISLNEVIQYRNPKDEYVVKDGLVTRDGILCKCCNKTVSLSEFKSHAGFRLSRPCVNLVMESGKPFTLCQLEAWSTEYRARKNATQAVQVDEVDQNDDSCGLCGNGGELICCDNCPSTFHQACLYVKELPEGNWYCSNCTCRICGDVVHDKEASKSPDALKCSQCENKYHEACLKGKGLCKQVASNTWFCGESCQEVYLGLQSQIGLVNLLSDGFSWTLLRCIYGDQRVHSAQRFVALKAECNSKLAVALKIMEECFLPMVDPRTGIDMIPHVVYNWGSEFARLNYHGFYTMVLEKDDVLMSVASIRIHGVTVAEMPLIATCSLYRRQGMCRRLMNSIEEMLKSFKVEKLVISAIPSLVETWTLGFGFQSLEDGERRSLSNINLMVFPGTVWLKKPIFENQETSQRGGGGSGHATPLSSDDPTETVACSEGGPAGDFTRQPDGSPPLEEDAAQTATGHNFTRQSDGSPPLEDVTRTATGHTGGTDILVEKGEDGNWTGHFSKLSREEPDRTAGGSHLEIGCGAESVVPYDDMQVEKGQDDNWTEHFSKLSCEEPDRMAGESQIEIVCGAESVVTYDEKEVRLDELPQISQLEMVCGVESVVSHDEKELTLDEQSREAGVLQNNDK, from the exons ATGTTATTCAGCAAAGAAATTGAGGGTTTGCATGACGATGGTTTTCAGGGGTCAATCAATGACCATCGTATTTTCTCAGAGGTGTTCTTTGGAAATGACCATGACAGAACTAGTAAGAGGTGTCTTGTTACTGGAGCTATTAATTTTGACTGTGATTTTAGTAGACAAGCAGATAAGTTTTGTTCGAACAGTGAAATCTCAGCCATAACAAGTAAGGTGGATTCTTGTAATGTAAAGGAGGATTCAAGAGAATATTCTGCATTGTTAATGAGGAAGGACCACGAGGTGAATGGTAAAAGAATAAAGTTATCAGATGACGACCTTTCTCATTGCAGACCTTACTCTGAAGCAATTTTGAATTCGTCAGCTTCTTTGAACAGGGTCGTTTCTAGTATGTCTGAATCAGATTCAAAATTTGTTTGTCACTCTGTAACGTGTCGTATCGTTGAATCATCCAGTCACAGTGTTACTTCCAGCTGTTATCTGCTCAGGCGACCTGCAGAGACTAGCTCAAGAAGCATTATGATTGGAAGGAATGTTTCCAAGTGTGGGCTTTCGAGCTTGGATGGAAGTGATAAGAAGGAAGGCAGTGCAAGTAAAGCAATTGCTTCACCCGTTTCTCAGGAGAGCTTTGCAACCAAGATTTTGGTTACAAGTCCACCTGCTGTCACTGCAAATAAGTCATCCAACATTCATAAAGTGGCCAAAGATAAAATATTGTCCAATAGAGCATTCAAAAAGGATCCCAGTCCTCTTCTACGCAGCCACATGCAGAGCTTACTCAGAGCAGCAGGATGGGAGATTGGGAGCCGTAAAAGACTAGATAGGAAAAACGGTAGCAAATGGAGTTATTTGTCACCTCAGGGTGGAAAACCCATTCGCGAGTTTTATAAAGCTTGGAACTTGTGTGGTCAGAGCTTGTTAGCCAGCAAAGGTGTAATTGTGGAGGAAGAGGGTACGCAGTGGGCTAGTATGACCGATTTATGGTCCGATCTATCACTTACACTTAGCAAAATTGAAGAGGAAGAGATTAATACGGAAACTACTACTGCACTAGCGCATCGGTGGTGTCTTCTTGACCCCTTTGCCAATATGGTACTCATTGAAAAGAAGTGGGGTAGGCTAAGAGCAGGAAAAGTAGTCAAAGCAAGGAGGATGATATTGCTTGATACGTCTGCCAAAGATGATGGCATTTTGTCCTTGAAAGATGTGGATAGTATTGGAAATCAGTGTGAGAGACATTCACTAAATTGTATTCATGGTTCTTCTCTGGTCAGTGAAAGCATGCTAACAAATTCCGAGGGGAATTACCCTGTCAGCAATGGATACTGTGGTcataaaatttctgaaaattttggACAGTTGCATGGGGGGGCAGCGAAAGCTCTGAAAGGAGTATCAATTTATTTGCATGACGAAAAGTGCACGGAATTCAGAGATACTGTTAGTGGGATAGGAACTCGACGTAGGGAAATCTCTGGGGACAAGAGAACCGGACAGGATCTGAACTCTTCACAAGCTTTTGGGGCAGATAGCACTTGTGACCATTCCAATAGTTGGCTGTTTGATGTTCCCGTCACTGTTGGAAAGTTAGATATCAAGTTTGGTGGGTCTGAAAGTGTCTCTCCTCATCAAGATAGTGGCACAAGCTCCCCAGGTGGTGATAGACGCAGATCTGACCACGACGAAGCAATGGCTTCGGAAGTAGATGAATCTGTATCCATGGGATATTCAGAAGGAGGAGGTAGAAGTTTCTGCAGAAAAGTCAATTGTAACCATCTAAACTGCAGAAATGAGGGTCTATCTCAGTTTAATGACCGAGATTCTTATCCGTCACTGAGTACTTGTTTAGATGGTGTTTTGTTCAGACCTCCCCTTGTTGAAGACAGCCATTTGGTGGTTTCCTATGATAAAGAGTTCGTGCAACATGCTGGATTTGTTGGAAAGGTCCATGGGCAGAGCATGGACATTTCCAAATTTGGAATGAAAGGTGCATCTTGTGCAGCGGATGCTATTGTGAAAAGGAAGGAAGTTGAGAAATCCAGAAAGATATCCAAAAGCAAACTGGCCACATTGCATCAAAATGAGAGGTTCAATTTGTCTACTAATAAGGCTGAAGGACATAAAATTGATGACAGTAGCATACAGTCACACTCTGGAGAAGTCCGGGAGTATTTGATAGCTACTAATGCAAGAAGTGGTAGAAGTTGTGAAAAGTCAAAATTTAGGAAGGTCCGTCGCAAGTCTAAGAAATTGATTAAGTTTCCTCATGATGACGCTGATGAAGCTTCAAGGCAAGATATGGAATCAGAAGAACCTGAAAATCGCAATCAAGCTGGATCAACTACATGCCAGCTTCAAGATGATGATCTTTTGATTTCAGCTGTCATAAAAACTAAAACCTTCAAATCCACTACCAAACACTCTACTCCCTCAaagaaattcaacaaaacaGACTCTTTGAGAAAATACAAGAGCCAAAAGGGCAGGTGCAGGTTGCTTCCTAGGAGTATGGTTAAGGGCGGGAAATACATGGAAGGAAAATGGCCCATCATTGGTGTAAGAACGGTATTGTCTTGGTTGATTGAGACGGGGGTTATTTCTCTTAATGAAGTCATCCAATACCGGAATCCGAAGGATGAATATGTGGTTAAAGATGGCTTGGTTACTCGCGATGGGATCTTGTGTAAGTGTTGCAATAAGacggtctctctctctgaattcaAAAGTCATGCTGGTTTCAGGCTAAGCCGTCCTTGTGTCAATCTTGTCATGGAGTCTGGTAAGCCATTCACCTTATGCCAACTTGAGGCTTGGTCAACGGAGTACAGGGCCCGGAAAAATGCCACCCAAGCCGTTCAAGTTGATGAAGTGGATCAGAATGATGATAGTTGTGGTCTGTGTGGCAATGGGGGCGAGTTGATATGCTGTGATAACTGTCCATCTACTTTTCATCAGGCATGCTTGTATGTAAAG GAACTCCCAGAAGGAAATTGGTATTGCTCAAACTGCACTTGTCGGATTTGTGGTGATGTGGTTCATGATAAAGAGGCTTCAAAATCACCCGACGCATTGAAGTGTTCGCAGTGTGAGAATAAAT ATCATGAGGCATGCCTGAAAGGGAAGGGTCTGTGTAAACAAGTGGCTTCTAATACCTGGTTTTGTGGGGAAAGCTGTCAAGAG GTTTACTTAGGCCTTCAATCTCAGATCGGGCTTGTCAATCTTCTTTCTGATGGCTTCTCTTGGACACTTCTGAGGTGCATTTATGGGGATCAAAGAGTTCATTCTGCCCAAAGGTTTGTTGCTTTGAAGGCAGAATGCAACTCAAAACTGGCTGTTGCTCTAAAAATTATGGAGGAATGCTTTCTCCCCATGGTGGATCCAAGGACAGGCATAGACATGATACCCCATGTTGTATACAACTGGGG ATCAGAATTCGCACGTCTGAATTATCATGGATTTTATACAATGGTTTTGGAGAAAGACGATGTGCTGATGTCTGTTGCATCAATCAG GATCCATGGAGTAACAGTTGCAGAGATGCCCCTTATTGCAACTTGCAGTTTGTATCGGCGCCAGGGAATGTGTCGGCGCCTTATGAATTCTATTGAAGAG ATGCTAAAATCTTTCAAGGTTGAAAAGCTCGTGATATCTGCCATTCCCAGTCTTGTGGAAACATGGACTCTTGGGTTTGGCTTCCAATCCTTGGAAGATGGTGAGAGAAGGAGCCTGAGTAATATCAACTTGATGGTATTTCCCGGAACAGTATGGTTGAAGAAGCCCATTTTTGAAAACCAGGAAACAAGTCAACGAGGAGGTGGGG GATCAGGACATGCTACACCTTTGAGCTCGGATGATCCAACCGAAACAGTTGCTTGTTCTGAAGGAGGGCCCGCTGGTGATTTTACAAGACAACCTGATGGAAGCCCTCCACTGGAAGAAGATGCTGCTCAAACAGCAACCGGGCATAATTTTACAAGGCAATCTGATGGAAGCCCTCCACTGGAAGATGTCACTCGAACAGCAACTGGGCATACGGGCGGCACCGACATCCTGGTAGAGAAAGGAGAAGATGGTAATTGGACGGGGCATTTTTCAAAGCTGTCCCGCGAAGAACCGGATAGAACGGCAGGGGGATCTCATCTTGAAATAGGTTGTGGCGCAGAATCTGTGGTTCCGTATGACGACATGCAGGTAGAGAAAGGGCAAGATGATAATTGGACGGAGCATTTTTCAAAGCTGTCCTGCGAAGAACCCGATAGAATGGCAGGGGAATCTCAAATTGAAATAGTTTGTGGCGCAGAATCTGTGGTTACGTATGACGAGAAAGAAGTAAGGTTGGATGAACTGCCGCAGATATCTCAACTTGAAATGGTTTGTGGTGTTGAATCCGTGGTT TCGCATGACGAGAAAGAACTAACCTTGGATGAACAGTCGCGTGAAGCTGGTGTGTTGCAAAATAATGATAAATAA